In a single window of the Esox lucius isolate fEsoLuc1 chromosome 22, fEsoLuc1.pri, whole genome shotgun sequence genome:
- the dusp27 gene encoding inactive dual specificity phosphatase 27 isoform X2, giving the protein MEPIHLSSAIAAKQIINEELPQRGVRTESIPDSMLETAEQLMVEDLYNRVKDMIDDRSPYNTPCVMDIQRAMVQDRQDVRANPVDEVWNNIFISEKSVAVNKARLKRMNITHILNAAHGTGVYTGETFYAGMNITYMGIEVDDFATSDISPHFRTCAEFLDEALLTHKGKVLVCSMMGESRSAVLVAAYLMIFHHMTIMEALMTLKKKRPINPNEGFLKQLRQLNETLQEERDDDDDDTLSQCSVIDANTRAHLFDDEQSMVGVKAHSITMEEEEDGQSVMSSVASSAAAAALRAGVFGGQQVGSEQPEMAEGLLLPGEDGIDGGEEGDHGEEDGMSMIREWQRRNEKYQSEEWWEKQLMSEAGDEESLLGGLQGSGEDVESVTSEDVRAVKERLKQRPRRAPSDSMSTASCSSYSDLWKQRLKEIEEQAAARYRRNDDDSESTATEDTERKKTIEEDLESVLSDTSSMYNFCKKNKENLTPLERWKVKRIQFGWNKNDEGRLGEKGAGGSGEQGEASAETRTPALEDVNLTAYQTWKLKQAKRLGEDNRATKDDIVEMSRGEDLATAKRRQRREELLERSRKNLEESQSMCGWETESSMSGSTLPLSAFFATPGGSQTGSIANDDNISMLSGRSSASQAHSTRSQASVVPGVPQGIPQVPMVPVPTIQGPGGEPMVDLSSIQNWIANVVSETLIQKEREMSLPPSRAGSVLSFGGGSSVLGPARRGLDDDKASMLSGASYSSSPAHHSVGAGRAESVLSGRSAASSTSNLSSISGLGCRRSKITTTSVPLYSLFADQVNLKKLDSMDKQMQSDMRDKMASYEVKKIAEDNKRSTLYKKKKPKDEEEKKEEDYLKTKMPEKKKAPTKSYGLSGCLNLSTALEKEKNTSVDEWLNNVMPPSRKPASHSMEDETDIGPSASEYNFGGRRGSFDEDEEEYEVASRYRSRFLADTESPVLGDLSSNGVDSSSYRSRRSYTTTEEDEDEEESYTSKKKFTHHSQYESGGETEGRIGKEEKEEEEDVDNFLSQLRQRSRARAQAEMQDDDVVAAWRAQQEFKSNGYKSSDS; this is encoded by the exons ATGGAGCCCATTCACCTGTCCTCGGCGATAGCTGCCAAACAGATTATAAACGAGG AGCTCCCACAGCGGGGTGTCAGGACGGAGAGTATCCCGGACAGCATGCTGGAGACTGCGGAACAGCTGATGGTGGAGGACCTGTACAACCGGGTGAAGGACATGATCGATGACCGGAGCCCCTACAACACCCCCTGTGTGATGGACATCCAAAGGGCCATGGTGCAGGACCGCCAGGATGTCCGGGCCAACCCGGTGGATGAGGTGTGGAACAACATATTCATCTCTGAAAA GTCGGTGGCTGTCAATAAAGCTCGCCTGAAACGCATGAATATCACCCACATCCTGAACGCTGCCCACGGAACTGGGGTTTACACCGGAGAGACCTTCTACGCTGGCATGAACATCACCTATATGGGCATCGAGGTGGATGACTTTGCAACGTCTGACATCTCCCCTCATTTCAGGACATGTGCTGAGTTCTTGGATGAGGCCCTGTTGACGCACAAGg GCAAGGTCCTGGTTTGCTCTATGATGGGTGAAAGCCGCTCGGCTGTGCTGGTGGCCGCCTATCTCATGATCTTCCACCACATGACGATCATGGAGGCACTGATGACCCTGAAGAAGAAGCGGCCCATCAACCCCAACGAGGGCTTCCTGAAGCAGCTGCGTCAGCTCAACGAGACACTACAGGAGGAGCGCGATGACGATGATGACGACACGCTCAGCCAGTGCTCTGTCATCGACGCCAACACCCGGGCCCACCTGTTCGACGACGAACAGAGCATGGTGGGCGTGAAGGCCCACTCAATCacaatggaggaggaggaggacggcCAGAGTGTGATGAGTAGCGTGGCCTCGTCCGCAGCTGCGGCAGCCCTCAGGGCCGGTGTTTTTGGCGGACAGCAGGTGGGGTCGGAACAGCCAGAGATGGCGGAAGGTCTGCTCCTTCCTGGGGAAGACGGCATCGAcggtggagaggaaggagaccATGGGGAGGAGGACGGGATGAGCATGATCCGAGAGTggcagaggaggaatgagaagTACCAGAGTGAGGAGTGGTGGGAGAAACAGCTGATGAGCGAAGCCGGGGATGAGGAGTCTTTGCTGGGAGGACTACAAGGTTCTGGGGAGGACGTGGAGAGCGTGACCAGTGAGGACGTTCGGGCCGTGAAGGAGCGCCTGAAGCAGCGGCCGCGGCGAGCCCCCTCCGATTCAATGTCCACAGCCAGCTGCAGCAGCTACTCCGACCTGTGGAAGCAGCGTCTGAAAGAGATCGAGGAGCAGGCGGCCGCGCGCTACCGCAGGAACGACGATGACAGCGAAAGCACGGCGACGGAGGATACGGAGAGGAAGAAGACGATTGAGGAAGACTTGGAGAGTGTGCTCTCGGACACCAGCTCCATGTACAACTTCTGCAAGAAGAACAAGGAGAACCTGACACCCCTGGAGCGCTGGAAGGTGAAGAGGATCCAGTTTGGCTGGAATAAGAATGATGAAGGGAGGTTGGGAGAGAAGGGAGCCGGGGGAAGTGGTGAGCAGGGAGAGGCTAGTGCTGAGACCCGCACCCCGGCTCTGGAGGATGTCAACCTCACAGCCTATCAGACCTGGAAGTTGAAGCAAGCGAAACGGCTCGGGGAAGACAACAGGGCAACAAaagatgacattgtggagatgAGCCGTGGAGAGGACTTGGCCACAGCCAAAAGGAGACAGCGGCGAGAAGAGCTCCTGGAACGTTCGCGGAAGAACCTGGAGgagagtcagtccatgtgtggCTGGGAGACAGAGAGCTCCATGAGTGGAAGCACACTGCCCCTCTCTGCCTTCTTTGCCACTCCAGGTGGATCACAAACTGGGAGCATTGCCAACGACGACAACATTTCCATGCTTAGCGGCAGGTCTTCTGCATCACAGGCCCACAGTACAAGATCCCAGGCTTCAGTGGTCCCTGGAGTGCCCCAGGGCATTCCCCAGGTCCCCATGGTTCCTGTGCCCACCATCCAGGGACCTGGCGGGGAGCCCATGGTGGACCTGTCCAGCATTCAGAACTGGATCGCCAACGTGGTGTCTGAAACCTTGATCCAAAAGGAGCGTGAGATGAGTCTCCCCCCGTCCCGAGCCGGATCAGTGCTAAGTTTCGGCGGGGGATCCAGCGTGCTGGGCCCCGCGAGGCGTGGTCTGGACGATGACAAGGCGTCTATGCTGAGTGGAGCATCCTACTCCAGCTCGCCGGCCCATCACTCAGTCGGGGCTGGCAGGGCAGAGTCGGTGCTCTCTGGTAGAAGTGCAGCTTCTTCTACCAGTAACCTCTCCAGCATCTCTGGGTTGGGCTGCCGCAGGAGCAAGATCACCACCACCAGCGTGCCCCTCTATAGTCTCTTTGCAGACCAAGTGAACCTCAAGAAGCTGGACTCCATGGATAAGCAGATGCAATCAGACATGAGGGACAAAATGGCCTCTTACGAGGTGAAGAAGATTGCTGAGGATAACAAACGCAGCACACTCTACAAAAAGAAGAAGCCCAAGGACgaggaagaaaagaaagaggaagactATTTAAAGACTAAGAtgccagagaaaaagaaagcacCTACGAAAAGCTATGGCCTCTCAGGCTGCCTAAATCTCTCCACTGCTCTGGAAAAGGAAAAGAACACCAGCGTAGATGAATGGCTGAACAACGTCATGCCTCCTTCCAGGAAACCAGCATCCCATAGCATGGAAGACGAAACTGATATAGGGCCATCTGCCTCTGAGTATAATTTCGGAGGCCGGAGGGGCTCATTTGATGAAGACGAGGAAGAGTATGAAGTAGCATCAAGATATCGGTCCAGATTCCTTGCCGATACAGAGTCACCAGTGCTTGGCGATTTATCTTCAAATGGCGTGGATTCCAGCAGTTACAGGTCTAGAAGATCCTACACAACCACAGAGGAAGATGAGGACGAAGAGGAGAGTTACACGTCAAAGAAGAAATTCACTCATCATTCACAATATGAGAgtggaggggagacagaggggaggataggaaaagaggaaaaggaggaggaagaggatgttGACAATTTCCTCAGCCAGCTTAGGCAGAGGTCTAGGGCTCGGGCTCAAGCAGAGATGCAAGACGATGATGTCGTAGCAGCTTGGAGAGCGCAGCAAGAATTTAAGTCAAACGGTTACAAAAGCAGTGACTCTTAA
- the dusp27 gene encoding inactive dual specificity phosphatase 27 isoform X1 → MASQSEATEEGDQTVPDGETEDEAMNVKSIQSRYLRCPSPSNFSMISESRFSMISGSDAESIFMEPIHLSSAIAAKQIINEELPQRGVRTESIPDSMLETAEQLMVEDLYNRVKDMIDDRSPYNTPCVMDIQRAMVQDRQDVRANPVDEVWNNIFISEKSVAVNKARLKRMNITHILNAAHGTGVYTGETFYAGMNITYMGIEVDDFATSDISPHFRTCAEFLDEALLTHKGKVLVCSMMGESRSAVLVAAYLMIFHHMTIMEALMTLKKKRPINPNEGFLKQLRQLNETLQEERDDDDDDTLSQCSVIDANTRAHLFDDEQSMVGVKAHSITMEEEEDGQSVMSSVASSAAAAALRAGVFGGQQVGSEQPEMAEGLLLPGEDGIDGGEEGDHGEEDGMSMIREWQRRNEKYQSEEWWEKQLMSEAGDEESLLGGLQGSGEDVESVTSEDVRAVKERLKQRPRRAPSDSMSTASCSSYSDLWKQRLKEIEEQAAARYRRNDDDSESTATEDTERKKTIEEDLESVLSDTSSMYNFCKKNKENLTPLERWKVKRIQFGWNKNDEGRLGEKGAGGSGEQGEASAETRTPALEDVNLTAYQTWKLKQAKRLGEDNRATKDDIVEMSRGEDLATAKRRQRREELLERSRKNLEESQSMCGWETESSMSGSTLPLSAFFATPGGSQTGSIANDDNISMLSGRSSASQAHSTRSQASVVPGVPQGIPQVPMVPVPTIQGPGGEPMVDLSSIQNWIANVVSETLIQKEREMSLPPSRAGSVLSFGGGSSVLGPARRGLDDDKASMLSGASYSSSPAHHSVGAGRAESVLSGRSAASSTSNLSSISGLGCRRSKITTTSVPLYSLFADQVNLKKLDSMDKQMQSDMRDKMASYEVKKIAEDNKRSTLYKKKKPKDEEEKKEEDYLKTKMPEKKKAPTKSYGLSGCLNLSTALEKEKNTSVDEWLNNVMPPSRKPASHSMEDETDIGPSASEYNFGGRRGSFDEDEEEYEVASRYRSRFLADTESPVLGDLSSNGVDSSSYRSRRSYTTTEEDEDEEESYTSKKKFTHHSQYESGGETEGRIGKEEKEEEEDVDNFLSQLRQRSRARAQAEMQDDDVVAAWRAQQEFKSNGYKSSDS, encoded by the exons ATGGCGTCACAGAGCGAGGCCACCGAAGAGGGTGATCAGACGGTGCCTGACGGAGAGACTGAGGACGAAGCGATGAACGTCAAATCGATTCAGTCCCGCTATCTCCGCTGTCCCTCCCCCAGCAA TTTCTCCATGATATCTGAGTCCAGATTCTCGATGATTTCAGGGTCCGATGCTGAGAGCATCTTTATGGAGCCCATTCACCTGTCCTCGGCGATAGCTGCCAAACAGATTATAAACGAGG AGCTCCCACAGCGGGGTGTCAGGACGGAGAGTATCCCGGACAGCATGCTGGAGACTGCGGAACAGCTGATGGTGGAGGACCTGTACAACCGGGTGAAGGACATGATCGATGACCGGAGCCCCTACAACACCCCCTGTGTGATGGACATCCAAAGGGCCATGGTGCAGGACCGCCAGGATGTCCGGGCCAACCCGGTGGATGAGGTGTGGAACAACATATTCATCTCTGAAAA GTCGGTGGCTGTCAATAAAGCTCGCCTGAAACGCATGAATATCACCCACATCCTGAACGCTGCCCACGGAACTGGGGTTTACACCGGAGAGACCTTCTACGCTGGCATGAACATCACCTATATGGGCATCGAGGTGGATGACTTTGCAACGTCTGACATCTCCCCTCATTTCAGGACATGTGCTGAGTTCTTGGATGAGGCCCTGTTGACGCACAAGg GCAAGGTCCTGGTTTGCTCTATGATGGGTGAAAGCCGCTCGGCTGTGCTGGTGGCCGCCTATCTCATGATCTTCCACCACATGACGATCATGGAGGCACTGATGACCCTGAAGAAGAAGCGGCCCATCAACCCCAACGAGGGCTTCCTGAAGCAGCTGCGTCAGCTCAACGAGACACTACAGGAGGAGCGCGATGACGATGATGACGACACGCTCAGCCAGTGCTCTGTCATCGACGCCAACACCCGGGCCCACCTGTTCGACGACGAACAGAGCATGGTGGGCGTGAAGGCCCACTCAATCacaatggaggaggaggaggacggcCAGAGTGTGATGAGTAGCGTGGCCTCGTCCGCAGCTGCGGCAGCCCTCAGGGCCGGTGTTTTTGGCGGACAGCAGGTGGGGTCGGAACAGCCAGAGATGGCGGAAGGTCTGCTCCTTCCTGGGGAAGACGGCATCGAcggtggagaggaaggagaccATGGGGAGGAGGACGGGATGAGCATGATCCGAGAGTggcagaggaggaatgagaagTACCAGAGTGAGGAGTGGTGGGAGAAACAGCTGATGAGCGAAGCCGGGGATGAGGAGTCTTTGCTGGGAGGACTACAAGGTTCTGGGGAGGACGTGGAGAGCGTGACCAGTGAGGACGTTCGGGCCGTGAAGGAGCGCCTGAAGCAGCGGCCGCGGCGAGCCCCCTCCGATTCAATGTCCACAGCCAGCTGCAGCAGCTACTCCGACCTGTGGAAGCAGCGTCTGAAAGAGATCGAGGAGCAGGCGGCCGCGCGCTACCGCAGGAACGACGATGACAGCGAAAGCACGGCGACGGAGGATACGGAGAGGAAGAAGACGATTGAGGAAGACTTGGAGAGTGTGCTCTCGGACACCAGCTCCATGTACAACTTCTGCAAGAAGAACAAGGAGAACCTGACACCCCTGGAGCGCTGGAAGGTGAAGAGGATCCAGTTTGGCTGGAATAAGAATGATGAAGGGAGGTTGGGAGAGAAGGGAGCCGGGGGAAGTGGTGAGCAGGGAGAGGCTAGTGCTGAGACCCGCACCCCGGCTCTGGAGGATGTCAACCTCACAGCCTATCAGACCTGGAAGTTGAAGCAAGCGAAACGGCTCGGGGAAGACAACAGGGCAACAAaagatgacattgtggagatgAGCCGTGGAGAGGACTTGGCCACAGCCAAAAGGAGACAGCGGCGAGAAGAGCTCCTGGAACGTTCGCGGAAGAACCTGGAGgagagtcagtccatgtgtggCTGGGAGACAGAGAGCTCCATGAGTGGAAGCACACTGCCCCTCTCTGCCTTCTTTGCCACTCCAGGTGGATCACAAACTGGGAGCATTGCCAACGACGACAACATTTCCATGCTTAGCGGCAGGTCTTCTGCATCACAGGCCCACAGTACAAGATCCCAGGCTTCAGTGGTCCCTGGAGTGCCCCAGGGCATTCCCCAGGTCCCCATGGTTCCTGTGCCCACCATCCAGGGACCTGGCGGGGAGCCCATGGTGGACCTGTCCAGCATTCAGAACTGGATCGCCAACGTGGTGTCTGAAACCTTGATCCAAAAGGAGCGTGAGATGAGTCTCCCCCCGTCCCGAGCCGGATCAGTGCTAAGTTTCGGCGGGGGATCCAGCGTGCTGGGCCCCGCGAGGCGTGGTCTGGACGATGACAAGGCGTCTATGCTGAGTGGAGCATCCTACTCCAGCTCGCCGGCCCATCACTCAGTCGGGGCTGGCAGGGCAGAGTCGGTGCTCTCTGGTAGAAGTGCAGCTTCTTCTACCAGTAACCTCTCCAGCATCTCTGGGTTGGGCTGCCGCAGGAGCAAGATCACCACCACCAGCGTGCCCCTCTATAGTCTCTTTGCAGACCAAGTGAACCTCAAGAAGCTGGACTCCATGGATAAGCAGATGCAATCAGACATGAGGGACAAAATGGCCTCTTACGAGGTGAAGAAGATTGCTGAGGATAACAAACGCAGCACACTCTACAAAAAGAAGAAGCCCAAGGACgaggaagaaaagaaagaggaagactATTTAAAGACTAAGAtgccagagaaaaagaaagcacCTACGAAAAGCTATGGCCTCTCAGGCTGCCTAAATCTCTCCACTGCTCTGGAAAAGGAAAAGAACACCAGCGTAGATGAATGGCTGAACAACGTCATGCCTCCTTCCAGGAAACCAGCATCCCATAGCATGGAAGACGAAACTGATATAGGGCCATCTGCCTCTGAGTATAATTTCGGAGGCCGGAGGGGCTCATTTGATGAAGACGAGGAAGAGTATGAAGTAGCATCAAGATATCGGTCCAGATTCCTTGCCGATACAGAGTCACCAGTGCTTGGCGATTTATCTTCAAATGGCGTGGATTCCAGCAGTTACAGGTCTAGAAGATCCTACACAACCACAGAGGAAGATGAGGACGAAGAGGAGAGTTACACGTCAAAGAAGAAATTCACTCATCATTCACAATATGAGAgtggaggggagacagaggggaggataggaaaagaggaaaaggaggaggaagaggatgttGACAATTTCCTCAGCCAGCTTAGGCAGAGGTCTAGGGCTCGGGCTCAAGCAGAGATGCAAGACGATGATGTCGTAGCAGCTTGGAGAGCGCAGCAAGAATTTAAGTCAAACGGTTACAAAAGCAGTGACTCTTAA